The following nucleotide sequence is from Flavobacterium sp. N1736.
TTACACTTGTATCCATTTTTGTTTTATTAAATTAAATTATATGAAATAGTAAACAGTTTTCTAATCGAAAAACGGTTTAATTAATCTGAGAAGAATAAATCTTCGCGTTAAAATTTCATGAATTTAACTACCAAAAATAATGGAAGGGATAGAGTAATAGGGATATTTTGCGGCTCTGATTTAATAATTGATTTGCAAAATTTGATTTTGATTTAACAACCTGATGTGCAGGAATTGTTATCAATAAAGAGTCAAACCATTTAACTAAAATAGGCTGAATGGTTTTAATATTTGCTGTAAACTGATAACTCGCTTGTGGCTGTATAAAATCAGATGCGTCAACATAATCATTTGAAAAATTCGTATCCGATTTTTCACTTTCAATTTTTTGTACAGTAACTTGATTTGCCTGAACAGCAAAAAAAGCCATGATCAAAAGTGATACAAAAATAACGGTTTTACGAATCCAATCCATGTTGGCGAAATTAGTTCATAAAATACAATAAATGAAATTTTAAAAAGCTAATTAATGTTAAAAAAGGACATAATTTTATCCTCAACAAGTATTATAGTCGAGGATAAATAGTTTTATTGCTGCATTTTAAAATAATAGTCTGCCGAATGTTTTCCGCTTCCATAGAATAAAAAGAAAATACAAACTAACAGAACTACTATTGCCAGAACTAAGCTTTCTGAATGCATGTTTCCTATAAAGTTTATGAGAACGGCTCCAAATAATACAGGTAATTGAGCCGCTATTGCCCAGCGCGTAAGTAACCCGAAAACAATCATAATTCCTCCAATCATGTGAGCTGGAGCGATATAATGTAAAAGAAACATTCCGCCTCCAAAACGATCAATGGGAGAAATTAAATCATGCAGGTACTGAATGTTTGTTACAAAAGAAACCCCTTTCATAAATAAAAAAACACCCAATACAATACGTACTAAATCTACTGGCAAATAAGTGTGCGAATTAGCCCATTTATTTAAACTTTTTACATTTTCCATGATACTACGTGATTAAAAATTACATACTAAGTTACTAATTTTTAATGATATAGTGATTTTTAAGCGTTTAAAAATAAGTTTTGAATTATATTTTTAACGTATTTTAAGAATTCGTAAATGGCTAAACCTGAATTACGCCTAAATTAAATGGTTTTTGAATAGGAGCGTGGTTTGCAGCTTCAATTCCTAAAGAAATCCAGGTACGGGTATCTAATGGGTCTATAATGGCATCTGTCCACAATCTTGACGCTGCATAATAAGGAGAAGTTTGCTCGTCGTAGCGTGCTTTTATTTTGTTAAATAATTCTGTTTCCTTAGCTTCGTCAACAATTTCTCCTTTTGCTTTAAGAGAAGAAGCTTCAATTTGAGCTAATACTTTTGCAGCCTGTGTTCCGCCCATAACGGCAAGTTCTGCGCTTGGCCACGCAAAAATTAATCTAGGATCATACGCTTTTCCGCACATGGCATAATTTCCTGCGCCGTATGAATTACCTACAATGACAGTAAATTTTGGAACAACAGAATTGCTTACTGCATTTACCATTTTTGCTCCGTCTTTAATGATTCCGCCATGTTCAGATTTTGATCCAACCATAAAACCGGTAACATCTTGCACAAATACTAATGGAATTTTCTTTTGATTGCAATTAGCAATAAAACGTGTCGCTTTATCAGCGCTATCTGAGTAAATAACACCGCCAAACTGCATTTCACCTTTTTTGGTTTTCACCACTTTTCTTTGGTTTGCCACAATTCCTACAGCCCAGCCATCGATTCTTGCATAACCTGTAATAATAGTTTGTCCGTAACCATCCTTATAAGCTTCAAATTCTGAATTATCAACCAAACGATTGATAATTTCCATCATATCGTATTGCTCGTTTCTTGCTTTTGGCAGAATTCCGTAAATATCTTTTGGTTCAAGAGCAGGTTTTTCAGCCTTAATTCGGCTATAGCCCGCTTTATCAAAATCACCAATTTTATCTACAATATTTTTAATTTTATCTAAAGCATCTTTGTCGTCTTTCGCCTTATAATCTGTCACGCCCGAAATTTCGCAATGTGTTGTAGCTCCGCCTAAAGTTTCATTGTCGATAGTTTCGCCAATAGCCGCTTTTACGAGATAACTTCCGGCAAGAAAAATACTTCCGGTTTTATCTACAATTAAAGCTTCATCGCTCATAATTGGCAAATAAGCGCCTCCGGCAACGCAGCTTCCCATAACGGCAGCAATTTGAGTAATTCCCATACTGCTCATTTGAGCATTGTTTCTAAAGATTCTGCCAAAGTGCTCTTTATCAGGGAAAATTTCGTCTTGAAGCGGTAAATAAACTCCGGCGCTATCTACTAAATATATAATAGGCAACCTGTTTTCCATGGCGATTTCCTGCGCACGTAAATTCTTTTTTCCTGTAATAGGAAACCACGCGCCCGCTTTTACAGTAGCGTCATTGGCAACTACAATACATTGTTTTCCTCTAATATATCCTATTTTAATTACAACTCCGCCAGAAGGACAACCGCCGTGTTCAGCGTACATTCCGTCTCCAACAAATCCTCCAATTTCAATACTTTTCGAATTTTCATCCAGTAAATAATCGATGCGTTCGCGGGCTGTCATTTTACCTTCGGCATGCAACTTTTCGATACGTTTTTCACCTCCGCCTAATTTTATTTTGGCAAATCTTTGTTTTAATTCAGAAAGTAACAATTTATTGTGATCTTCGTTTTTATTGAAGTTTAAATCCATAAGATATTGTGGTTTTTACAAAATAGTGTTGGCTAATTTACAAAATCAATTGAAACCAGCATAATAAATTAATCTGTTGGGTTGTATCCATAAAAATTTAATTAAACACATTGAAGCATAGATTTTATTTGTTTGATTTAACAAAAATGGTTTTGCTGCTATCTGAAATTTTAGGCGTAATTCATTTTTTTTGACTTAATTTGTTTTTTCATACCAATTAGTATTTTTTATGTCTAAAGCTGCAAACACCCGACTTACAATTCTTCATAAAGCATTTGAATTGATTTATTCGAAAGGATATCAAACCACAAGTATCGATGAAATTATTGCGACAACTCAAGTTACAAAAGGTGCTTTTTATTATCATTTTGAAACAAAAGATGAAATGGGAGTTGCTATTATTGAGGAGATTTTAAAAGCAACAATGATGGAAAGCTTTATCTCGCCAATTGAAAATTCAGAAAATCCGCTGGAAGATATTTATGATATGATTTCGTATTTACTTCTCGAAGATCCTTTTTTGCAGGTTAAATACGGATGTCCGGTTGGAAACTTAACGCAGGAAATGACGCCTTGGAATAACGAATTCAGTAAAGCATTAACTGAATTGGTCGATCAATGGAAAAATACAATTGAAAAAGCTGTCACAAATGGCCAGAAATCTGGATTGATCAGGAAAGATGTTGATGGAAATCAAGCTGCCTTTTTTATAATTTCAGGCTATTGGGGAATACGGAATTTTGGAAAACTTCAGGATAATAATTCATGTTATATCGTTTATTTAAAAGAGTTTAGAAATTATTTAAATAGTTTAAAATAAATTCAATTTCAAAACATACTAATTAGTATGTTTTTGAATATATTTGCATTGTCTAAATCAAAAAAACAATGTATCAAACTCTTTTAATTTGCCATTCTTTTCTAAGATGGCTCCTATTAAACAGCTTATTGTATGCTATTTTCAGGGCTTATAAAGGTTATTCTTCAAAATTAGTATTTTCGAAAATAGACAATTCAATTCGACATTGGGCGGCGACAATTGCGCATATTCAATTAATTTTCGGAATTTTAATTTACATACAAAGTCCAATTGTTAAATATTTTTGGAAGAATTTTTCTGAAGGAATTCAAAATCCAGAAACTGTATTTTTTGGATTACTTCACATTTTTCTCATGTTAACTGCCATTGTTTTAATCACTGTTGGTTCGGCTTTAGCCAAAAGAAAAAAAGCTGACAACGATAAATTTAAAACAATGTTGTTGTGGTTTTCTATTGCTTTAATAATCATTTTTATTGCCATTCCCTGGCCATTTTCACCTCTTGCAAACCGACCTTATTTTAGATAATTATGAAACATTTACTTCAAACAAACATTGGAAGATTACGAATTATTGGATTTTTAGAAGGAACATCTTTATTGGTATTATTATGTATTGCAGTTCCTTTAAAATATGTTTTTGGCGAGCCATTTTTGACCAGAACAATGGGAACCATACACGGCGCTTTATTTTTACTTTTCGTTTTTAATACAATAAGCGTAGGAGTAGAACAAAATTGGAAGTTTAAAGAAACAACGTGGAAAGTGCTTTTAGCATGTATAATTCCATTTGGTACTTTTTATATTGATGCTAAAATTTTAAGCAGAATTGGAATAGCTTCTCAAAAGTAAAAAAATGAGCAAAAAAAAACAGAAGCCAAGCTTCTGTTTATATATATATAATTTGTTTGGATTATTTCTTAGAATCGCAAACCATTCTTTTCAAAATTGCCCATTGTTTTAAGGCATCACGAGCTTCAACAGCTGGATATCCCAACATGGTTTTTCCTGCAGGAACATCTCCGGTAACACCAGAACCTGCGCCAACAATAGCACCGTCGCCAATTGTTGTGTGATCTTTTATAGAAGCACTTCCGCCAATGATAACTCCATTTCCTAAAGTTACAGATCCGGCCAAACCACTATTTCCGGCCATAATACAAAATTTACCTAATTTGCTATTATGTCCAATTTGAACCAGATTATCAATCTTACAGCCGTCTCCTAAAATAGTCGAACTAAATTTTCCACGATCTACACATGAATTTGCTCCAATTTCAACTCCGTTTCCTATAATTACATTTCCAATTTGAGGAATCTTCACTAAACCTTTTTCACTGCACGGAC
It contains:
- a CDS encoding DoxX family protein, which translates into the protein MENVKSLNKWANSHTYLPVDLVRIVLGVFLFMKGVSFVTNIQYLHDLISPIDRFGGGMFLLHYIAPAHMIGGIMIVFGLLTRWAIAAQLPVLFGAVLINFIGNMHSESLVLAIVVLLVCIFFLFYGSGKHSADYYFKMQQ
- a CDS encoding acyl-CoA carboxylase subunit beta translates to MDLNFNKNEDHNKLLLSELKQRFAKIKLGGGEKRIEKLHAEGKMTARERIDYLLDENSKSIEIGGFVGDGMYAEHGGCPSGGVVIKIGYIRGKQCIVVANDATVKAGAWFPITGKKNLRAQEIAMENRLPIIYLVDSAGVYLPLQDEIFPDKEHFGRIFRNNAQMSSMGITQIAAVMGSCVAGGAYLPIMSDEALIVDKTGSIFLAGSYLVKAAIGETIDNETLGGATTHCEISGVTDYKAKDDKDALDKIKNIVDKIGDFDKAGYSRIKAEKPALEPKDIYGILPKARNEQYDMMEIINRLVDNSEFEAYKDGYGQTIITGYARIDGWAVGIVANQRKVVKTKKGEMQFGGVIYSDSADKATRFIANCNQKKIPLVFVQDVTGFMVGSKSEHGGIIKDGAKMVNAVSNSVVPKFTVIVGNSYGAGNYAMCGKAYDPRLIFAWPSAELAVMGGTQAAKVLAQIEASSLKAKGEIVDEAKETELFNKIKARYDEQTSPYYAASRLWTDAIIDPLDTRTWISLGIEAANHAPIQKPFNLGVIQV
- a CDS encoding TetR/AcrR family transcriptional regulator, giving the protein MSKAANTRLTILHKAFELIYSKGYQTTSIDEIIATTQVTKGAFYYHFETKDEMGVAIIEEILKATMMESFISPIENSENPLEDIYDMISYLLLEDPFLQVKYGCPVGNLTQEMTPWNNEFSKALTELVDQWKNTIEKAVTNGQKSGLIRKDVDGNQAAFFIISGYWGIRNFGKLQDNNSCYIVYLKEFRNYLNSLK
- a CDS encoding DUF3817 domain-containing protein — its product is MKHLLQTNIGRLRIIGFLEGTSLLVLLCIAVPLKYVFGEPFLTRTMGTIHGALFLLFVFNTISVGVEQNWKFKETTWKVLLACIIPFGTFYIDAKILSRIGIASQK